The Miscanthus floridulus cultivar M001 chromosome 17, ASM1932011v1, whole genome shotgun sequence genome has a window encoding:
- the LOC136517656 gene encoding peroxidase 2-like — MKVSVPAAVLALCAAAAALLLLAPAEASHHLKLGYYKETCPGVEKIVKYHVAKAIKANRGAGAALVRLIFHDCFVRGCDGSVLLDPTPANPKTEKTAPINIGLAAFDVIDDIKAALEKHCPGTVSCADIVVYAGRDASSILSNGHVHFAAPAGRLDGVVSRAADAQRDLPDSTFTIAELIRNFRRKNFTVEELVILSGAHAVGVGHCSSFRARLSSPPTQIVPAYRNLLSAKCAAGADPVVPNNVRDEDPRAVAASFPSFLKKLRKAKDFLDNSYYHNNLARIVTFNSDWQLLTEKEALGHVKEYAENGTLWDEDFSDALVKLSKLPMPPHSKGEIRKTCRWVNHH; from the exons ATGAAGGTGTCGGTGCCGGCCGCGGTGCTGGCGctgtgcgcggcggcggcggcgctgctgctgctggcgccgGCGGAGGCCTCCCACCACCTCAAGCTGGGGTACTACAAGGAGACATGTCCCGGCGTGGAGAAGATCGTCAAGTACCACGTCGCCAAGGCCATCAAGGCCaaccgcggcgccggcgccgccctcGTCCGCCTCatcttccacgactgcttcgtcagG GGGTGCGACGGGTCGGTGCTGCTGGACCCGACCCCGGCGAACCCAAAGACGGAGAAGACGGCGCCGATCAACATCGGGCTGGCAGCCTTCGACGTGATCGACGACATCAAGGCGGCGCTAGAGAAGCACTGCCCCGGCACCGTCTCCTGCGCGGACATCGTGGTGTACGCCGGCCGCGACGCGTCGAGCATCCTGAGCAACGGGCACGTGCACTTCGCGGCGCCGGCCGGCCGCCTAGACGGCGTGGTGTCCCGCGCCGCCGACGCGCAGCGCGACCTCCCGGACTCCACCTTCACGATTGCGGAGCTGATCCGCAACTTCCGGCGGAAGAACTTCACCGTCGAGGAGCTGGTGATCCTGTCGGGCGCGCACGCCGTCGGCGTCGGCCACTGCTCGTCCTTCCGGGCGCGGCTGTCCTCGCCGCCGACGCAGATCGTGCCGGCGTACCGGAACCTGCTGTCGGCGAAGTGCGCGGCGGGTGCGGACCCCGTGGTGCCCAACAACGTCCGCGACGAGGACCCCCGCGCCGTGGCGGCGTCGTTCCCGTCGTTCCTCAAGAAGCTCCGGAAGGCGAAGGATTTCTTGGATAACAGCTACTACCACAACAACCTGGCGCGGATCGTCACGTTCAACTCCGACTGGCAGCTGCTCACGGAGAAGGAGGCGCTGGGGCATGTGAAGGAGTACGCCGAGAATGGCACGCTGTGGGACGAGGACTTCTCCGACGCGCTCGTCAAGCTCAGCAAGCTGCCCATGCCGCCGCACAGCAAGGGGGAGATCAGGAAGACATGCCGCTGGGTCAACCACCACTGA